The sequence CGAAGTCTTGTTGAAGCCAGTTACCGACTGGTGGCGCCGGCACGGCTGGCGGGGCAGTTGGATGCACCGGCCGATCTGGAGGTAGAGGAATAATGATCAAGCGATTGCTTCGTTGGGGATTCTTTTTGGGCGCCAGCCTGGTGCTGGTGGTCGTGGTCAGCGCATCGTCGTGTGGTTATATCGCGCTTCCTGGCGGCTTGATCATCAACTTCTCGAACCTTCCGGGGTCGCAGGTTGAGCCGATGGCCGAGTCCGATCTGCAAACACGACTCAAGCTCCCCGAAGGCTTCCGCATCGAGACCTGGGCCAGCGAGATCCCGAACGCACGCCTTCTGCTGCGGACTCCGGCGGACGATCTTCTGGTGAGTTCGCCGCGCGAAGGAAAGATTTTCCTGATTCGCAAGGATGCGAACGGCGATCGCCAAAATGATGGGGTCGAGGTCCTTGTCGAGAATCTGGACCGGCCCCATGGAATCGCGTGGCATCAAGGAGAACTATTCGTGGCGGAAGGGAGCGCGGTTGTTCGTATGCCTTTCGACCCCGAGACGCGCGAGGTCGGCGCGCCGGAGCGAATCATCACGGGCCTCCCGGACGGCGGCAACCATTGGACGCGGACCGTGCACGTGGGGCCCGATGAAAAGCTCTACGTGTCGATCGGTTCGAGCTGTAATGTCTGCGAAGAAGAAGACCCGCGCCGGGCGGCGATCGTTCGCTATGAGCTCGATGGCTCCGGCGAGAAGATCTTCGCGACGGGTTTGCGAAATGCAGTCGATTTCACGTGGCGTCCCGAGACCGGAGGTCTCTACAGCACCGGGAATGGTCGGGATCTTCTGGGTGATGATTTCCCGTCAGAAGAAATCAATCTCGTTGTCGAAGATGGATTCTACGGATGGCCCTACGCCAACCCGCCTCGCCAACCGGATCCGGACTTTGGTGCGCTGCGCCCGGACAAGGTCGCCATGTCCATCCCCCCGGTGCATGAGTTGCCTGCGCACTCGGCACCGATGGGAATTGTTTTTTATGAGGGGGATTCTTTCCCGGCTCGCTACCGAGGGGCCGCTTTTGTCGCACTTCACGGCTCCTGGAATCGGCGCAAGAAGCAAGGCTACGAAGTGGTAACTCTGTTTTTCCGGGAGAACGGTGAAATCGACCGGGAGCCTTTTCTGCAGGGGTTCGAAGTCGACGAAGATGTGTCCGGGCGACCGGTCGGGCTTGCTGTTGGCGCCGATGGAGCGCTTTTTGTGGCCGACGATTATACCGGCTCGGTCTATCGAATCAGCTACGGTGAAACGGCACGGCCCGTGGCGCGCGCCTCTGCGGTACCGCTCGTCCGCGAAGATCCCCTGGCGGGACTGACACCGGTCGATTTGGCGCGAGCAAACCAGCAAGGAGAGAGCCTGTGGGCGGCGAGCGATTGCGCGAGTTGCCATATCGAGGGAGCGGGAACTGCCCCGGTGCACCTCCTGCGCAACCTGGATCAGAAGTTCACCAGACTTTCTCTCGATAAATTCCTGCAGGCGCCGCAGCCTCCGATGCCATTATACCCCTTTTCTGACCCCCAGCGTTCCGATCTGGCGATTTATTTACTCGACCGCTTCAGCTGAGCTTGCAGTCGGCAACAGATTTGGGCACCGTCTCTCCGGGGTTGCCGGCTTCGGTGACCGCGAGCGTGGCTGGTGGGGGGATGTCTGGATGATCTGGGTTCGAACCTTTCGATGGATTCTTGGCGCAGGCTTCCTCCTCTTTGTCGGCCTGACACTGACTCGCGCCCTGGCGCCTGATCTTGCCAACGCGATCCTGACGCTGGCTTAGCCCTCGGAACGATTCTCGTTTCGACCTGCAGATTGGTCGATGCCGCCGTCCGAGAATCAATCGACGGCACCGGCCCGTGCGGGTCCCTGCAGAGTCGTATGCGGAGGCAACGGTTGTCCGCGCCGTATGCTTTCCTGAGTCTGTTAATTGGGGCACGGTAGCCGGAAGAAGTTGAATTGAAGACTGCATGCTGATCGTTCATCAAAGTAATCGGCTCGAGGAACTCGCGGATGCCCTGGCCGAGTTTTGTCGACCACCCTTGTCGAGCGCTTTCGCCACCGAGCAGGTGGTGGTCCCGAACAACGGAATGGCACGCTGGCTTTCCCTGCAACTCGCCGATCGGCTGGGTGTTTGCATGAATTTCGAGTTCTCGCTTCCCGCAGCGTTGGTTTGGGAGTTGTGGTCGGCAGTCCTGCCAGGCACGCCTGCTCGGAATGCGTTCAGCGTCGAGGCGATGACCTGGCGATTGTTTGTGGCGCTGGGACAGCTGCCGCTGCAGTCCTCTCCCGCACTGGGGTCCTATCTTTCTGACGCAACCGATTGGCGCCGTTTCGATCTGGCCCGCCGCATCGCGGCCTCCTTCGATCAATATATGGTCTATCGACCGGATATGTTGCTTGGATGGGAGGCTGGTCGCGAGGTTACCGGCCAACCGGATGAGGGCTGGCAGGCCGGCCTTTGGCGGGGCCTGGTCGCCTCCAACGGCGACCAGCATCGTGCTCGACTTCATGAGAGTTTCCTCCGAGCATTATCTTCGGCGGATGGTTTGCCCGAGAGGCTTTCGGTTTTCGGCCTGCCTGCCTTGCCGCCCGCAGTCTTTGACGTCCTGCGCGCGACTGCTGACTGGGTCGATGTGCATATTTTTCTGGTGAACCCCTGCCGGGCCTACTGGCTGGAATCCTTGCCGGACCGCACAATCGCAAAAATTGCGGGTGATCGAGATCCGGCAGAGCTTTATCTGGAATCGGGCAACGCGCTGCTGGCATCCCTGGGGGGGCAGGGCCGCGATTTTCTGGCCATGGTCCTCGAGCAGGAGTGTCCCCAGAGTGATACTTTCCGTGACCCGGAATCACACTCGCTTCTCGGATTTCTCCAAGCGGATATTCTCGATCTCCAGCAGCCGGGAAACGATGGTTTGCCGCAACATGAGGTCGCGGTCTCGGATACCAGCGTCCAGGTGCGGGGCTCCTACAGCCGGATGAGAGAGGTCGAGGCCTTGCAGGATTATTTGCTGCAATGCTTTGCCGACAATCCCGATCTCGACCCTTCGGATGTCCGAGTCATGGTCCCGACGATCGATGAGTATGCACCGATGATCGAGGCGGTTTTCGGGAATGTACCCGAGGCGCGTCGGATTCCCTTTGCGATTGCCGACCTCGGCGCACGTTTGGAAAGTCCGATCATCGATGCCTTTGTCGGCCTGCTCGAGCTTCCCGGCGGCAGATTCGATGCGCCCTCGGTTCTTGCCCTGCTTGAGGTGGAGGCGATTCGCGAGCGGTTCGATCTTGCCGAGGACGACCTGCCGCAGGTCACGTCGTGGATTCGGGAGGCGGGTATTCGCTGGGGAATTGATGAGGTGGATCGAGCGACGCGCGACCTTCCCGCGGTGCCCGAAAACACGTGGCGTTTCGGCCTGGACCGCATGATGCTCGGATACGCGATGGCTGGCTCCGGGCGCGAGCTTTTCGCCGGGGTGCTTCCCGCGGAGGGGGTCGAG is a genomic window of Candidatus Binatia bacterium containing:
- a CDS encoding PQQ-dependent sugar dehydrogenase; amino-acid sequence: MIKRLLRWGFFLGASLVLVVVVSASSCGYIALPGGLIINFSNLPGSQVEPMAESDLQTRLKLPEGFRIETWASEIPNARLLLRTPADDLLVSSPREGKIFLIRKDANGDRQNDGVEVLVENLDRPHGIAWHQGELFVAEGSAVVRMPFDPETREVGAPERIITGLPDGGNHWTRTVHVGPDEKLYVSIGSSCNVCEEEDPRRAAIVRYELDGSGEKIFATGLRNAVDFTWRPETGGLYSTGNGRDLLGDDFPSEEINLVVEDGFYGWPYANPPRQPDPDFGALRPDKVAMSIPPVHELPAHSAPMGIVFYEGDSFPARYRGAAFVALHGSWNRRKKQGYEVVTLFFRENGEIDREPFLQGFEVDEDVSGRPVGLAVGADGALFVADDYTGSVYRISYGETARPVARASAVPLVREDPLAGLTPVDLARANQQGESLWAASDCASCHIEGAGTAPVHLLRNLDQKFTRLSLDKFLQAPQPPMPLYPFSDPQRSDLAIYLLDRFS